A portion of the Ralstonia nicotianae genome contains these proteins:
- a CDS encoding GGDEF domain-containing protein, giving the protein MSLDAAARKPTAGIQWVTTMYARLLVVGFAFIPAYLIAYLYSFQDPKLLFEDHAFHEAAIAAATLEGVFVTYVCWRCYRSSGEPLLRWLTLGFLGFSLIYAWHGVFTGMAHHNIWLFLLYGPASRLVMAVLLFVGQLSYNRHANSETDRTNLGTWLGWLALFLLVDAGVAWIAYSPMASSPWVRVSMEGGALAFSAVNVAALLTRRIRSPLMTVYGISVTTFALSSLAFILARPWNHMWWLAHIIFAAGFFLLSYGVVKAFQTTRSFSTIYSQEELMTRLGEAKARTEDALRELQAAHHKLEHLAATDPLTGLANRREFIGRVEAEIARSRGGPTPFSVLALDLDRFKVINDTYGHQAGDHVLQRFAKKCLEAIRPHDGVARVGGEEFMVLLPKVPLHAAHAIAEQIRTAIAASPFELAPGHAVGVTVSIGVSEFGRDGSNIDAILRSADERLYRAKHEGRNRVIAA; this is encoded by the coding sequence ATGAGCCTCGACGCCGCTGCCCGGAAACCGACCGCCGGCATTCAATGGGTCACCACGATGTACGCCAGGCTGCTGGTGGTCGGCTTTGCGTTCATCCCGGCGTACCTGATCGCCTATCTGTACAGCTTTCAAGACCCGAAACTGCTCTTCGAGGATCACGCGTTCCACGAAGCGGCCATCGCGGCGGCAACGCTAGAAGGGGTGTTCGTCACCTACGTGTGCTGGCGCTGCTACCGCTCGTCAGGCGAGCCTTTGTTACGCTGGCTCACATTGGGGTTCCTGGGTTTCTCCCTGATCTACGCCTGGCATGGTGTCTTCACCGGCATGGCGCATCACAACATCTGGCTGTTCCTGCTGTACGGACCGGCCTCGCGGCTGGTGATGGCGGTGCTGCTGTTCGTGGGGCAGCTTTCCTACAACCGGCACGCGAACAGCGAGACCGATCGCACGAACCTCGGCACGTGGCTTGGCTGGCTGGCGCTCTTCCTGCTCGTCGACGCGGGCGTGGCCTGGATCGCCTATTCGCCGATGGCGAGCAGCCCGTGGGTCCGCGTGTCGATGGAAGGCGGCGCGCTGGCCTTTTCGGCCGTCAACGTGGCGGCGCTGCTGACCCGGCGCATCCGCTCGCCCTTGATGACGGTCTACGGCATCTCGGTCACGACGTTCGCGCTGTCGTCGCTTGCGTTCATCCTGGCCCGGCCCTGGAACCACATGTGGTGGCTCGCCCATATCATCTTCGCGGCGGGCTTTTTCCTGCTCAGCTACGGCGTGGTCAAGGCCTTCCAGACGACCCGCTCCTTCTCGACGATCTACAGCCAGGAAGAACTCATGACCCGGCTGGGCGAGGCCAAGGCCCGGACCGAGGACGCGCTGCGCGAGTTGCAGGCGGCCCACCATAAGCTGGAGCATCTGGCGGCCACGGATCCGCTCACCGGCCTGGCGAACCGGCGCGAGTTCATCGGGCGGGTGGAGGCCGAGATCGCGCGCTCGCGCGGCGGACCCACGCCATTTTCCGTGCTGGCGCTCGACCTGGACCGCTTCAAGGTCATCAACGACACCTACGGCCACCAGGCCGGCGACCACGTGCTCCAGCGCTTTGCCAAGAAGTGCCTCGAGGCGATACGCCCCCACGACGGCGTCGCCCGCGTCGGCGGCGAGGAATTCATGGTGCTGCTGCCGAAAGTCCCGCTTCACGCAGCCCATGCCATTGCCGAGCAGATCCGGACGGCGATTGCCGCCTCGCCGTTTGAACTCGCGCCGGGCCACGCTGTTGGCGTGACCGTGAGTATCGGCGTGTCCGAATTCGGACGGGACGGCAGCAACATCGATGCCATCCTGCGCTCGGCGGACGAACGCCTGTACCGCGCCAAGCATGAAGGACGCAACCGCGTGATCGCCGCGTAA
- a CDS encoding ABC transporter permease, with the protein MQTETIAPLPAADISARAPVYRTPVAFERIGVIEKPLSMAERLYAQAWLRKLAILVALALAWEGGARWLDNPLLLPTFSDTARALWAGLADGTLFARIGTSMQTLLAGYALGLALSCALVVLGIGSRLGQDFLETLTAMFNPLPAIALLPIALVWFGLGNGSLIFVIVHSVVWAVSLNTHAGFLSVSNTLRMVGRNYGLSGMAYLTQILIPAAFPSILTGLKIGWAFAWRTLIASELVFGVSSGQGGLGWYIYENKNLLQIPEVFAGLLTVILIGLLVENLVFRTLEARTVKRWGMQA; encoded by the coding sequence ATGCAGACTGAGACCATCGCTCCACTGCCGGCCGCCGACATCAGCGCGCGCGCGCCGGTCTACCGCACGCCGGTGGCCTTCGAGCGCATCGGCGTGATCGAGAAACCGCTGTCGATGGCCGAGCGGCTGTATGCGCAGGCGTGGCTGCGCAAGCTGGCCATCCTGGTGGCGCTGGCGCTGGCGTGGGAAGGCGGTGCGCGCTGGCTCGACAATCCGCTGCTGCTGCCGACCTTCTCCGATACCGCGCGGGCGCTGTGGGCGGGCCTGGCCGACGGCACGCTGTTTGCGCGCATCGGCACGTCCATGCAGACGCTGCTGGCCGGCTACGCGCTGGGCCTGGCGCTATCGTGCGCGCTGGTGGTGCTGGGCATCGGCAGCCGGCTCGGCCAGGATTTCCTGGAAACGCTCACCGCCATGTTCAACCCGCTGCCGGCCATCGCACTGCTGCCGATCGCGCTGGTGTGGTTCGGCCTGGGCAACGGCAGCCTAATCTTCGTGATCGTGCATTCGGTGGTGTGGGCGGTGTCGCTCAACACGCATGCGGGCTTCCTGTCGGTGTCGAACACGCTACGCATGGTGGGACGCAACTACGGGCTCTCGGGCATGGCGTACCTGACGCAGATCCTGATCCCGGCGGCGTTCCCGTCCATCCTGACCGGCCTCAAGATCGGCTGGGCGTTTGCGTGGCGCACGCTGATCGCCTCGGAGCTGGTGTTCGGCGTCAGTTCGGGCCAGGGCGGGCTCGGCTGGTACATCTACGAGAACAAGAACCTGCTGCAGATCCCGGAAGTCTTCGCGGGCCTGCTGACCGTCATCCTCATCGGCCTGCTGGTGGAGAACCTCGTGTTCCGCACGCTGGAAGCGCGCACCGTCAAGCGCTGGGGCATGCAGGCCTGA
- a CDS encoding ABC transporter substrate-binding protein, with product MQSTRSTARRRALRLTLAAALTASLFGGAVGAARAEVSEVRISHGYGVLYLPIMVMASEHLLEKQAKAAGLGDVKVSYRVLDGGNVINDAMLSGALDIASLGVPGFLTLWDKTRGSAMEVRGLSALSSSSMYLMTRNPNVKTLADFSDKDRIAVPGIKTSLPAVVLQMAAAKAFGDKQFNKLDPITVPLPHPDATAVMLAGGSQINSHMASPPFSYAEAAAPGLHRVFNTVDVLGNITLDMTYTSKKFYEANPKLSAAFVAALDEANALIARDKAKAAQIYIAQSKVKSSPDEVKKILDDPDSRFTTTPVGVAHYAEFMQRVGTVKGKPASWKDLFFPTVQNRQGS from the coding sequence ATGCAATCCACCCGATCGACCGCCCGCCGCCGCGCCCTGCGCCTGACCCTGGCCGCCGCGCTGACCGCCTCGCTCTTCGGCGGCGCCGTCGGCGCGGCGCGCGCGGAGGTGAGCGAAGTCCGCATCTCGCACGGCTACGGCGTGCTCTATCTGCCGATCATGGTGATGGCCAGCGAGCACCTGCTGGAGAAGCAGGCCAAGGCCGCCGGCCTGGGCGACGTGAAGGTCAGCTACCGCGTGCTGGACGGCGGCAACGTCATCAACGACGCGATGCTGTCGGGCGCGCTCGACATCGCCTCGCTGGGCGTGCCGGGCTTCCTCACGCTGTGGGACAAGACGCGCGGCAGCGCGATGGAGGTGCGCGGCCTGTCCGCGCTCAGTTCGTCGTCGATGTATCTGATGACGCGCAACCCGAACGTGAAGACGCTGGCGGACTTCTCCGACAAGGACCGCATCGCCGTGCCCGGCATCAAGACCTCGCTGCCCGCCGTGGTGCTGCAGATGGCGGCCGCCAAGGCCTTCGGCGACAAGCAGTTCAACAAGCTCGACCCGATCACCGTGCCGCTACCGCATCCGGACGCCACCGCCGTGATGCTCGCCGGCGGCAGCCAGATCAACAGCCACATGGCGTCGCCGCCGTTCTCGTACGCCGAGGCCGCCGCGCCGGGGCTGCACCGCGTCTTCAACACCGTGGACGTGCTCGGCAACATCACGCTGGACATGACCTACACCAGCAAGAAGTTCTACGAGGCCAACCCCAAGCTGTCGGCCGCCTTCGTCGCGGCGCTGGACGAAGCGAACGCGCTGATCGCCCGGGACAAGGCCAAGGCCGCGCAGATCTACATCGCGCAGTCCAAGGTGAAGAGCTCGCCGGACGAAGTGAAGAAGATCCTGGACGATCCGGATTCGCGCTTCACCACCACGCCGGTGGGCGTGGCCCACTATGCCGAGTTCATGCAGCGCGTAGGCACCGTCAAGGGCAAGCCGGCCTCGTGGAAAGACCTGTTCTTCCCCACGGTGCAGAATCGCCAGGGCTCATGA
- a CDS encoding GntR family transcriptional regulator has product MPADLRLPRYQQLRDDLAAQVARQQWRPGDAIPTEAELAKLYNVAVGTVRKAIDVLVAEGLLERFQGRGTFVRRASFASSLFRFFRFQNERGERRIPESRILKRDVLDAPSAPAAGLQIETGAPVIRLTRLRLLDAAPLLAEEIWLPYDRFEPLATLEPGAFGDLLYPLYEKQCGQIVASAEETLTAEAVNATYARLLRIKPGDPVMVIERIARGYDRVPLEWRRSRGAAAHFRYHVDIR; this is encoded by the coding sequence ATGCCCGCCGACCTCCGCCTGCCCCGCTATCAGCAATTGCGCGACGACCTGGCCGCGCAGGTCGCCCGGCAGCAGTGGCGCCCGGGCGACGCCATCCCCACCGAGGCCGAGCTGGCCAAGCTCTACAACGTGGCGGTCGGCACCGTGCGCAAGGCGATCGACGTGCTCGTCGCCGAGGGGCTGCTGGAGCGCTTCCAGGGGCGCGGCACCTTCGTGCGCCGGGCCAGCTTCGCCAGTTCGCTGTTCCGCTTCTTCCGCTTCCAGAACGAGCGCGGCGAGCGGCGCATCCCCGAGAGCCGCATCCTCAAGCGCGACGTGCTCGACGCACCGTCCGCGCCGGCCGCCGGACTGCAGATCGAGACCGGCGCCCCGGTCATCCGCCTGACGCGCCTGCGGCTGCTCGATGCCGCGCCGCTGCTGGCCGAAGAGATCTGGCTGCCATACGACCGCTTCGAACCGCTGGCCACGCTGGAGCCCGGTGCCTTCGGCGACCTGCTGTACCCGCTCTACGAAAAGCAGTGCGGCCAGATCGTCGCCAGCGCCGAAGAGACGCTCACCGCCGAGGCCGTCAACGCGACCTACGCGCGCCTGCTGCGCATCAAGCCGGGCGACCCGGTGATGGTGATCGAGCGCATCGCGCGCGGCTACGACCGCGTGCCGCTGGAGTGGCGGCGCTCGCGCGGCGCGGCGGCGCATTTCCGGTACCACGTCGACATCCGGTAG
- a CDS encoding nitric-oxide reductase large subunit — MNTNHRLWRWLGLIFVLSFGALGYLGRQIYLAAPPIPQAVVTTAGDVLFTGEQIQRGQQAWLAAGGQQLGTVWGHGSYVAPDWSADWLHREATALQAIHTQQQFGSAASLTAAQQAAVDVTVKEEMRRNTYDAARDSITVSKERARAIHGVAQHFEALFGTDPSLATLRDQYAMATGALPDQADREALAAFFFWTSWAAATDRPGETDVSYTSNWPHEPLVGNTMTSDAAMWSMVSIILLLAGIAAMLWLHGSGKHEEDAKPLPADPFLNVVATPSMKATRKYFFAVIGLILVQIGMGAITAHYAVEGEAFFGIPLAQVLPYVISRTVHTQLGVLWIATAWLATGLYIAPLLSGREPKFQKLGVDLLFWALIFIVVGSIATGWLGTLQHRGADFGFWIGNQGLEYTSMGRVWQLLLFVGLLFWVALLGRALWPALKTPSESRGLIAMVFLSATCIGGFYSTSLVWGQHTHYSMIEYWRWWLVHLWVEGFFEVFATAVVALLFTRLGLVRAASANRAIVAETIVFLFGGILGTLHHLYFTGTPTSIISVGAVFSALEVVPLTLIGLEALQTYRRMRGTPWLGAYKWPVLCFVAVGFWNTVGAGLLGFAINPPASLYYVQGLNMTAAHGHAALFGVYGMLGIGLMLFCLRGLYARSLHADRLLKPAYWGLNIGLAMMVFMSLLPAGIYQAWASITKGMWYARSPEVVHSKLMETLVWLRVPGDIVFAGGAFILALYALRLLRRPPSRQAATAPATATR; from the coding sequence ATGAATACCAATCACAGGTTGTGGCGATGGCTCGGCCTGATCTTCGTCCTGTCGTTCGGGGCGCTCGGCTACCTGGGGCGCCAGATTTATCTGGCGGCGCCGCCGATTCCGCAGGCCGTCGTCACCACCGCCGGCGACGTGCTGTTCACCGGCGAGCAGATCCAGCGCGGCCAGCAAGCCTGGCTGGCGGCGGGCGGCCAGCAGCTCGGCACCGTCTGGGGCCACGGCAGCTACGTCGCCCCGGACTGGTCCGCCGATTGGCTGCACCGCGAAGCGACGGCCCTGCAGGCCATCCACACGCAGCAGCAGTTCGGTTCGGCCGCATCGCTGACGGCTGCGCAGCAAGCCGCCGTCGATGTCACCGTGAAGGAGGAAATGCGCCGCAATACGTATGACGCGGCGCGGGACAGCATCACCGTGTCGAAGGAGCGCGCCCGCGCGATCCACGGCGTGGCGCAGCACTTCGAGGCGCTGTTCGGCACCGATCCGTCGCTGGCAACGCTGCGCGACCAGTATGCGATGGCCACCGGCGCGCTGCCGGACCAGGCCGACCGCGAGGCGCTGGCCGCGTTCTTCTTCTGGACATCGTGGGCAGCCGCCACGGACCGTCCGGGCGAAACCGACGTGTCGTACACCAGCAACTGGCCGCACGAGCCGCTGGTGGGCAACACCATGACCAGCGATGCGGCCATGTGGTCGATGGTGAGCATCATCCTGCTGCTTGCCGGCATCGCCGCGATGCTGTGGCTGCACGGCAGCGGCAAGCACGAAGAGGACGCCAAGCCGCTGCCGGCCGATCCGTTCCTCAACGTGGTCGCCACACCGTCGATGAAGGCCACGCGCAAGTACTTCTTCGCGGTCATCGGCCTGATCCTGGTGCAGATCGGCATGGGCGCCATCACCGCGCACTATGCGGTGGAAGGCGAGGCGTTCTTCGGGATTCCGCTGGCGCAGGTGCTGCCATACGTCATCAGCCGCACGGTGCACACGCAGCTCGGCGTGCTGTGGATCGCCACCGCGTGGCTGGCCACGGGCCTGTACATCGCGCCGCTGCTGTCGGGGCGCGAGCCCAAGTTCCAGAAGCTGGGGGTCGACCTGCTGTTCTGGGCGCTGATCTTCATCGTGGTGGGCTCCATCGCCACCGGCTGGCTCGGCACGCTGCAGCATCGCGGCGCAGACTTCGGCTTCTGGATCGGCAACCAGGGCCTGGAATACACCAGCATGGGCCGCGTGTGGCAGCTGCTGCTGTTCGTCGGCCTGCTGTTCTGGGTGGCGCTGCTCGGCCGTGCCCTGTGGCCGGCCCTGAAGACGCCGTCGGAATCGCGCGGGCTGATCGCCATGGTGTTCCTGTCGGCCACCTGCATCGGCGGCTTCTATTCGACCTCGCTGGTGTGGGGCCAGCACACCCACTACTCGATGATCGAGTACTGGCGCTGGTGGCTCGTGCACCTGTGGGTCGAGGGCTTCTTCGAGGTGTTCGCCACCGCCGTGGTCGCCCTGCTCTTCACGCGCCTGGGCCTGGTGCGCGCGGCCAGCGCCAACCGGGCGATCGTGGCGGAGACCATCGTGTTCCTGTTCGGCGGCATCCTGGGCACGCTGCACCACCTGTACTTCACGGGCACGCCCACCTCCATCATCTCGGTGGGCGCGGTGTTCTCGGCGCTGGAAGTGGTGCCGCTCACGCTGATCGGGCTGGAAGCGCTGCAGACCTATCGCCGCATGCGCGGCACGCCCTGGCTCGGCGCCTACAAGTGGCCGGTGCTGTGCTTCGTGGCCGTGGGCTTCTGGAACACGGTCGGCGCGGGCCTGCTGGGCTTTGCCATCAACCCGCCGGCCTCGCTGTACTACGTGCAGGGCCTGAACATGACGGCCGCCCACGGGCACGCCGCGCTGTTCGGGGTGTACGGCATGCTGGGCATCGGCCTGATGCTGTTCTGCCTGCGCGGCCTCTATGCGCGCAGCCTGCATGCCGACCGCCTGCTCAAGCCCGCGTACTGGGGCCTGAACATCGGCCTGGCGATGATGGTGTTCATGTCGCTGCTGCCGGCCGGCATCTACCAGGCCTGGGCCAGCATCACCAAGGGCATGTGGTACGCCCGCTCGCCGGAAGTGGTGCACTCCAAGCTGATGGAAACGCTGGTCTGGCTGCGCGTGCCGGGTGACATCGTGTTCGCCGGCGGCGCCTTCATCCTCGCCCTGTATGCGCTGCGGCTGCTGCGGCGCCCGCCATCGCGGCAAGCGGCCACCGCGCCGGCCACCGCGACGCGTTGA
- a CDS encoding SCO family protein, with the protein MTLLNRIRRALLALLLAGTAAGAQAAGPLAAGSLYASGAALTDQSGRVFHLADLRGEPVLVSMFYSSCSMVCPMIFETIRATLDKGGKSARDGVRVLMITVDPERDSVAVLKKTAADHGADDRWQLARADSSGTRSIAALLGIQYRRLADGDFNHSSTIVLLDAQGRINARTNTLGATDPKLVQAMRKLLGAER; encoded by the coding sequence ATGACACTTCTCAATCGCATCCGCCGTGCCCTGCTGGCACTGCTGCTGGCGGGCACGGCTGCTGGCGCGCAGGCCGCGGGGCCGCTTGCTGCCGGCTCGCTGTATGCATCCGGCGCGGCGCTGACCGACCAGAGCGGCCGCGTCTTCCACCTGGCCGACCTGCGCGGCGAGCCGGTGCTCGTCAGCATGTTCTATTCATCGTGCAGCATGGTCTGCCCGATGATCTTCGAGACCATCCGCGCGACGCTGGACAAGGGCGGCAAGTCCGCGCGCGACGGCGTGCGGGTGCTGATGATCACGGTCGATCCTGAACGCGATTCCGTCGCCGTGCTCAAGAAGACCGCTGCCGACCACGGCGCGGACGACCGCTGGCAGCTGGCCCGCGCAGACAGCAGCGGTACGCGCTCGATTGCCGCGCTGCTGGGCATCCAGTACCGGCGCCTAGCGGACGGCGACTTCAATCACTCCAGCACGATCGTCCTGCTCGATGCGCAAGGCCGCATCAACGCCCGCACCAATACCCTCGGCGCGACCGACCCGAAGCTGGTCCAGGCGATGCGCAAACTGCTGGGTGCCGAGCGCTGA
- the nirK gene encoding copper-containing nitrite reductase: MSCLQAVRRLMRAGLISVTLGVLLTSAAAQAAKLPGDFGPPRGEPIRAVLTSPPNVPPPIHRNYPAKVIVELEVVEKEMPISEGVSYTFWTFGGTVPGSFIRVRQGDTVEFHLKNHPDSNMPHNIDLHGVTGPGGGAASSFTAPGHESQFTFKALNEGVYVYHCATAPVGMHIANGMYGLILVEPPEGLPKVDHEYYVMQGDFYTTGKYREKGPQPFDMEKAIDERPTYVLFNGAEGALTGDKAMHAKTGETVRIFVGNGGPNLVSSFHVIGAIFDQVRYEGGTNVQKNVQTTLIPAGGAAVVKFTARVPGSYVLVDHSIFRAFNKGAMAILKIDGPEDKPLYSGKELDAVYLGDRAGPNLSAVTRAAQASASGTLSMQDQVQAGRALFAGTCSVCHQSNGTGLPGVFPPLAKSDFLAADPKRAVSIVLHGLNGKIKVNGQEYDSVMPPMTQLNDDEVANILTYVLNSWDNPGGRVSAEDVKRIRAQPAPAKAVAEH, encoded by the coding sequence ATGAGCTGTCTTCAAGCGGTCCGCCGTCTGATGCGCGCGGGCCTGATTTCGGTGACGCTTGGTGTACTGCTGACGAGCGCGGCGGCCCAGGCAGCCAAGCTTCCCGGCGATTTCGGTCCGCCGCGCGGCGAGCCCATCCGCGCGGTGCTCACGAGTCCGCCCAACGTGCCGCCGCCGATCCACCGCAACTATCCGGCCAAGGTCATCGTGGAGCTGGAGGTGGTCGAGAAGGAAATGCCGATCTCCGAAGGGGTCAGCTACACCTTCTGGACCTTCGGCGGCACGGTGCCCGGCAGCTTCATCCGCGTGCGGCAGGGCGATACGGTGGAGTTCCACCTCAAGAACCACCCGGACAGCAATATGCCGCACAACATCGACCTGCACGGCGTGACCGGGCCGGGCGGCGGCGCGGCGTCGAGCTTCACCGCGCCGGGCCACGAATCGCAGTTCACCTTCAAGGCCCTCAATGAGGGGGTCTATGTCTACCACTGCGCCACGGCGCCGGTCGGCATGCATATCGCCAACGGCATGTATGGCCTGATCCTGGTCGAACCGCCGGAAGGCTTGCCCAAGGTGGACCACGAGTACTACGTGATGCAGGGCGATTTCTATACCACCGGCAAATACCGCGAGAAGGGCCCGCAGCCGTTCGACATGGAAAAGGCCATCGACGAGCGCCCGACCTACGTGCTCTTCAACGGCGCGGAAGGCGCGCTCACGGGCGACAAGGCGATGCATGCCAAGACCGGCGAGACGGTGCGCATCTTCGTCGGCAACGGCGGTCCCAACCTGGTGTCGAGCTTCCACGTGATCGGCGCCATCTTCGATCAGGTGCGCTACGAGGGCGGCACCAACGTGCAGAAGAATGTGCAGACCACGCTGATCCCCGCGGGCGGCGCGGCTGTCGTGAAGTTCACCGCCAGGGTGCCCGGCAGCTACGTGCTGGTCGACCACTCGATCTTCCGCGCCTTCAACAAGGGAGCGATGGCCATCCTCAAGATCGACGGTCCGGAAGACAAGCCGTTGTATTCCGGCAAGGAGCTCGATGCGGTGTACCTGGGCGACCGTGCCGGCCCCAACCTGTCGGCCGTCACCCGGGCGGCGCAGGCGTCGGCATCCGGCACGCTGTCGATGCAGGATCAGGTGCAGGCCGGCCGCGCGCTGTTCGCGGGGACCTGCTCGGTGTGCCACCAGAGCAACGGAACGGGGCTGCCCGGCGTGTTTCCGCCGCTGGCCAAGTCGGACTTCCTGGCGGCGGACCCGAAGCGGGCGGTGAGCATCGTGCTGCACGGCCTGAACGGCAAGATCAAGGTGAATGGCCAGGAATACGATTCCGTGATGCCGCCGATGACGCAGCTCAACGATGACGAGGTCGCCAACATCCTGACCTATGTGCTCAACAGCTGGGACAACCCGGGCGGCCGCGTCAGCGCGGAAGACGTCAAGAGGATCCGTGCCCAGCCCGCACCGGCCAAGGCCGTGGCCGAGCACTGA
- a CDS encoding ABC transporter ATP-binding protein: MQAPPPPLLDVRGVTLQYKTRQHLVTATYRVDFQVHPGERTILLGPSGCGKSTLLKAIGGYLAPTEGEIRLKGQPVTRPGPDRMMVFQEFDQLLPWKTVKENVLFPLLATGKLGAREAEARALHYIHKVNLAKFADHHPHMLSGGMKQRVAIARGMAMEPDVLLMDEPFAALDALTRRKMQDELLQLWDETRFTVLFVTHSIPEAIRCGSRILILSPHPGQVRAELPSLARGDDDPERFKALEAEIHDMLFARTAEETHAD, encoded by the coding sequence ATGCAGGCGCCCCCGCCGCCGCTGCTGGACGTACGCGGCGTCACGCTGCAGTACAAGACGCGCCAGCACTTGGTCACGGCCACCTATCGCGTCGACTTCCAGGTCCATCCCGGCGAGCGCACCATCCTGCTGGGGCCGTCGGGCTGCGGCAAGTCGACGCTGCTCAAGGCGATCGGCGGCTATCTCGCGCCCACCGAGGGCGAGATCCGGCTCAAGGGCCAGCCCGTCACCAGGCCGGGGCCGGACCGCATGATGGTGTTCCAGGAATTCGACCAGCTGCTGCCGTGGAAGACAGTGAAGGAGAACGTGCTGTTCCCATTGCTCGCCACGGGCAAGCTCGGCGCGCGCGAAGCCGAAGCGCGCGCGCTGCACTACATCCACAAGGTCAACCTCGCCAAGTTCGCGGACCACCACCCGCATATGCTGTCGGGCGGCATGAAGCAGCGCGTGGCCATCGCGCGCGGCATGGCGATGGAGCCCGACGTGCTGCTGATGGACGAGCCCTTCGCCGCACTCGATGCGCTCACCCGCCGCAAGATGCAGGACGAGCTGCTGCAGCTGTGGGACGAAACGCGCTTCACCGTGCTGTTCGTCACGCACTCGATTCCGGAGGCGATCCGCTGCGGCAGCCGCATCCTGATCCTGTCGCCGCACCCCGGGCAGGTGCGCGCCGAGCTGCCCAGCCTCGCGCGCGGCGATGACGACCCCGAGCGCTTCAAGGCGCTCGAAGCCGAGATCCACGACATGCTGTTCGCCCGCACGGCGGAGGAAACCCATGCAGACTGA
- a CDS encoding DUF2249 domain-containing protein produces the protein MKQTVPSIQLDLRMLAPRERHPLIFSAFGELDIGQRLELISDHDPHPLRSHFQIERPGQFTWDDVERGPHTWRVAITKVASAASTGASAGYCCGGGCSGA, from the coding sequence ATGAAACAGACCGTCCCCTCCATCCAACTCGACCTCCGCATGCTGGCGCCGCGCGAGCGTCATCCGCTGATCTTCTCGGCCTTCGGTGAGCTCGACATCGGCCAGCGCCTGGAACTGATCAGCGACCACGATCCGCATCCGCTGCGCTCGCATTTCCAGATCGAGCGGCCCGGCCAGTTCACCTGGGACGACGTCGAGCGCGGCCCGCATACGTGGCGCGTCGCCATCACGAAGGTGGCGTCCGCCGCCAGCACCGGCGCCAGCGCCGGCTATTGCTGCGGCGGCGGCTGCAGCGGCGCCTGA
- a CDS encoding formylglycine-generating enzyme family protein encodes MARLTSRIAAVLAALASAAAQGAAYVRLPGGDFDSVLPQNAPGQPQRVRIEPFELRATPVTVADFQAFLQAHEAWRRDRVPEVFAGPAYLADWADALHPAPQASPQAPVTGVSWFAARAYCESEGARLPTWLEWESAAAADATRADARDDPQWRQRILTWYERPAARVLPPVGGPPDVHGVRDLHGLIWEWVDDFNALFISGDSRTQGDPDKQKFCGAGAISIVRRDSYAVLMRVALLSSLGGADATGSLGFRCARTLNGDPP; translated from the coding sequence ATGGCTCGCCTGACCTCGCGCATCGCAGCCGTGCTGGCGGCGTTGGCCAGCGCCGCCGCACAGGGCGCCGCCTACGTGCGGCTGCCCGGCGGCGATTTCGACAGCGTGCTGCCGCAGAACGCGCCGGGCCAGCCGCAGCGGGTGCGCATCGAACCCTTCGAGCTGCGCGCCACGCCCGTCACCGTCGCGGATTTCCAGGCCTTCCTGCAGGCCCATGAAGCCTGGCGCCGCGACCGCGTGCCCGAGGTTTTTGCCGGCCCCGCCTACCTGGCCGATTGGGCCGACGCGCTGCACCCGGCCCCGCAGGCATCGCCGCAAGCGCCGGTGACGGGCGTGAGCTGGTTTGCCGCGCGCGCCTACTGCGAGAGCGAGGGCGCGCGCCTGCCGACCTGGCTGGAATGGGAGTCGGCCGCCGCGGCCGACGCCACCCGCGCCGATGCGCGCGACGACCCGCAATGGCGCCAGCGCATCCTGACCTGGTACGAGCGGCCGGCGGCGCGCGTGCTGCCGCCGGTCGGCGGGCCGCCGGACGTGCATGGCGTGCGTGACCTGCATGGCCTGATCTGGGAGTGGGTCGACGATTTCAACGCGCTGTTCATCAGCGGCGACAGCCGCACGCAGGGCGATCCGGACAAGCAGAAGTTCTGCGGCGCCGGCGCCATCAGCATCGTGCGGCGCGACAGCTACGCCGTGCTGATGCGTGTAGCGCTGCTGTCTTCCCTCGGTGGCGCGGATGCCACGGGTAGCCTGGGCTTCCGCTGCGCCAGAACCCTCAATGGAGACCCTCCATGA
- a CDS encoding DUF488 domain-containing protein encodes MTLRIVRLGEPRHPDEGLRIGTVRRPPRGVPKAEFASRDFYDVWMPLLSPSPELVKEAQAAQAAHDEKGWHAFVRRFRAEMNEGDAARLLDMLAALSHQTHLSVGCYCEDEAHCHRSVLRALLVERGAEVAK; translated from the coding sequence ATGACACTACGCATCGTCCGTCTCGGCGAACCCCGCCATCCCGACGAAGGCCTGCGCATCGGCACCGTGCGGCGCCCGCCGCGCGGCGTGCCGAAAGCGGAGTTCGCCAGCCGCGATTTCTACGACGTGTGGATGCCGCTGCTGTCGCCGTCGCCGGAGCTCGTCAAGGAGGCCCAGGCCGCGCAGGCGGCGCACGACGAGAAGGGATGGCACGCATTCGTGCGCCGCTTCCGCGCCGAGATGAACGAAGGCGATGCCGCGCGACTGCTCGACATGCTGGCCGCGCTGTCGCACCAGACCCATCTGTCGGTCGGGTGCTATTGCGAGGATGAGGCGCATTGCCATCGGTCGGTGTTGCGGGCGCTGCTGGTGGAGCGCGGGGCGGAAGTCGCCAAATGA